From the genome of Brassica oleracea var. oleracea cultivar TO1000 chromosome C4, BOL, whole genome shotgun sequence:
ATATAAGTGTTTGGCTTATTCTACCTTCTTATTGTATTGGAGACTATAAATTTCTCCGTTGCTCTTTACGTAATTTGATTGTGCGTATATAGATACAATTCTTATTTTCTTATGTTCTACCGTTACATTTACAAACGTAATAGAAAAAAGGAAGAAAAAAGACTCGTGAAGGTTAGCTACAAAATTAGATCTCGTGAATTGATAAATGTAATTAAAGACCGTACATTAGGGCGTGTACCAGCTATAAAATCATACATATATATAGCATCAGTTTTTTTTTGAAAATTCGAGATTGACTCGTGCGCTTTAATTTGTGTGTCCATTATAATCTTCGATATAATTCCACGCATCCATGGACTGCATATCTAGTAAACATCATCCAATATTTTTCACGGAACTATTTTGTTAAATTTAATTTTTCCTTATTTTTCAATCAAGAGAGACAAACACACAACTGAAAATTATTACACAACATGAAAAATTGGACCCCACAAAGTGACACAGTAGGTAGGACCCACAAACCGCCATGAGGCATGCTGTCTATCTAAAGTCTAAACCAAACTAAACCCATCTTCCATCTGAATACTTTCTTACCCTTAACCTCTCAGACCTAACCCTAAATCCATCTCTCTCCTCTCTCCCTCTTTTTCTCACAAGCTTCATCTTCATGTTTTACTAGTTCAGCTCCAGTTTCATTGTACATGTACATGACCTTGTATCTCTTTTCTTTTGCTCTTCTTCAAAATTTTCAGTCTTCTTCCCCTTGATTAATTGTATATCCATACTCAAGCTAAGCTACTGGTTTTGGTTTGAGCGAAAGAGAAAAAGGAGATTAATTAACTAGGGTTTTTAAATTGTTTGTCTTTTCACTCAAGAAATGGATCAAGTCTCTCGCTCTCTTCCTTTTCTCTCAAGAGATCTTCATCTTCACCCACACCATCAGTTTCAGCATCAGCAGCAACTCCACGAGATCGACCAGCACCGAATCAGCGGCCTAAAACGCGACCGAGACACTGAGATCGATCCAAACGAGCACTCTCCAGCCGGTAAAGATCAAAACACTCCCGGCTCCGGCGGAGAAAGCGGCGGTGGAGGAGGAGGAGATAATCAAATCACGAGAAGACCACGTGGCAGACCAGCTGGATCCAAGAACAAACCAAAACCACCAATCATCGTCACGAGAGACAGCGCGAACGCTCTCAAATCCCATGTGATGGAAGTAGCCAACGGATGTGACGTCATGGAAAGCGTCACGGTCTTCGCTCGCCGTCGCCAACGCGGTGTATGCGTTTTGAGCGGAAACGGCGCCGTTACTAACGTTACCATAAGACAACCAGCTTCGGTACCTGGTGGTGGCTCGTCTGTGGTTAACTTGCACGGACGCTTCGAGATTCTTTCTCTCTCGGGATCTTTCCTCCCTCCTCCAGCTCCACCCGCTGCTTCCGGTCTAACGATTTACTTAGCCGGTGGTCAGGGACAAGTAGTTGGAGGGAGCGTGGTGGGACCACTCATGGCTTCGGGACCTGTGGTGATTATGGCCGCTTCGTTTGGGAACGCTGCGTATGAGAGGTTGCCTTTAGAGGAAGAAGATCAGGAAGAGCAGCAAACGTCTGGAGCGGTTGTTAAAAATAATAATATCGATGGAAACGCAACGATGGGTGGTGGGACGCAAACGCAGCAGCAGCAGCAACAGTTGATGCAAGATCCGACGTCGTTTATTCAAGGGTTGCAACCAAATCTTATGAGTTCATCTGTTCAATTGCCAGGCGAAGCTTATTGGGGAACTCCGAGACCATCTTTCTAATTCGCCACAAAAAATAATGATACGTTTCTTCGTTTTTCAAATTTAATATATCTTCTGTTAAATTTTAATTTTATTTTCTAAAAGATAATTGTAGCCTTTTATGAAGATTTGGGGTACGTATGGAATCGACGAGAACCGTTTTGGTCATGAGAATGGTCGATCGATCTTTTAGGTTTGCGAGGGGAGTTTGTGTGTCTGCGTTGACTATGAAAAAATAATAAATTGGTTCCAAGATTTTATCCATGTGTTAGTGATAACTAAGCTTTGCGTATATGTTAATTATAGTGCATATATACGCTTATTGAAATGTTTATATATAACGCTCAACGAGTACACCCAAGAAAAAGTTACATGTTACTAACCATGTCAATTTTTTTTGTTGTATATTAGGTCAAATATATGTTTTTATCCCGTTACTTATTAAAGTCTAAATCCATTCCCGAAAAATTCACATTGTTCGTATGTTATTATTTTTCTGTGTTAAAGATTTATTAACAGTGGTTATTTGTATTTAGTATCAACGGCTATAAAATAAAATTATACTAGTTGTAAGGTAGAAGATAGATGGTGAGGCAAGAGGAATAAAAGAAAAAGGAGAAAAGGATGATTGTTCCGAGGTTGGTAAGATAATGGTGAGGCAAGAGGCATAATGACAAGAACAAGACTTGGGAACAAGGTGATTGCATTTGGCGGATACTTAATTGTATTTACACATTTACACGAAAATCCTTAGATATGTACATTTATATAAGTAGTTTCCTGATATTAAGAAACTAATCAAATTGTACAGTATATGACTGTTATGTTATTTTTTAAGTAAGAAAAGGGTCGAGTAGGAAAATGATGGTTGCATCGACTAGCTCACTTGATCACTGCATATACTATATACTATCACATACTGTACATATTATGGAAGAACATAATTTATGTGTGTAGGGTTTGTTTTGTAAGTAGATAGAGAAGAGAAGAAGAGCATTGGATGTAGCACCAACGCACGTGCGTGTCTCTGAGAAGGAAAAGTTCCTTTACGAGGAGATGAGTGAAGTGAGAGTTCCTTACTTCCAAAGCCACCTCCCTTCCACACTTTCCCCGTCATCTCTTATCTGTCTCCCTTTTGCATTTACATCTCATCTCCTCTTTCACCTTTTTCTATAACCTATCGATCGCTCTCTTTTTTTTGCTGTCCGAACGATTACTATCAATCATATAATTATAACGACAAATATAAGTTGAACATAGCCTGCGCAATTATGTTTATGGTGGATGATATACATTCTTATATGTTGTCTATTAAGTGTCTTCTATCAATTTGATGTACCTTTTAAAAAAAAATGTTCCCTGGTTTTATTAGACGGTCAGAAATTTGAAACTTCAAATTTTTGTCGGCATTATGAGTTAGACATAAAATAGATTGTTTGACTTTCAAGTTCAGTGATTACACTACATACAAAACCCAAAATAAATCCACTATAACTGAAGTGGGTCTATCTACAATTCGATATATTATTTATTAGACATATTAGTTATGTTCGGATTCGTGTTTCTTGATTACATAACAGTTGTTTATCAACAAATGTGGTCATAGTTAGTAGTGCTTATGAACCAGATCATTCACTGATAATGTACCAAAAACTAGACTCCGTTTTTATTTTTCTTTCTGTGACGTTGTAAACGAATAAGATTCAGGTTTCCAAACTTTAAGTTGGGCTTATTAATCTTTGACTCGGTTAGGCCATAATATATTGAGCCTACAATCGGCTCATAAGGGAGTGTTCTGTTTTCTTAACGCTCTTACTGGATAGAGGTTAGTGTTAAACATTTCAAGAGTCTTTGATTGCAGAATCTTAATGTGTGTTATTATTAGACAATAGACACTATTATAGACCAAAAAATAGAATTGACTTTAAGAAAACGAAATTATGTGGAGCAGCCACGATGGACCGAATGTACATGAACGTGCATTGCATGAGCTTAATTATATGCACAAAACATATAATCAAAATTATAAACCATTGTTTTGCTCTAAAAAGTATTCGAGAAGGCTGCTAAGACAAAAGTTAGTCCATACTAATCTTTGTACGTGTCGATGACTTAAACTCCACGTGGCAGTATCGCAGAAGCTCTCTCGAGAGACAAAACAAGACCCTACGAAGGCTCTTTGTCTGAATATAATCCTCTGTCTCTAGTTCTTCATCCTCCGTCCATCTCTACCGCCGCTTCCTCCTCCTCATCGGAATCTCTCGTCATTATGCCGAGAAGCCTCTCAATCTCTTCACTTCTCCGTCCAACGATTCTCTCTTCGGTTACTATCATCGGAATCACTCACACTGTCGCCATCATCCTCGCCAACTGATTGCCAAAGCTCGGTGATTTGATTTGTTCTGAGAATTGAGTTCCGATTTTATAATTTGACGTTTGGTAAATTCTGTTACTGTGAGATGGCTGCTTTGAAAGGTTACGGCTTGTGTTCTATGGACTCTTTTATGCACTTCCCCTGTCCAAAGCCATTCCAGGCCTACAAGAGGTTAGTCATTTAGACTTAATTACTAGACATTACGACCTTAAACACCTCTTGTTCTATCTATCATGTTGCTCATAACGCAGAAAGAGCTCGAAATGGATCTCTCCAAAAGCAGCTGTGTTACCCAACTTCCACCTCCCTATGCGCAGCTTAGAGGTCAAAAACAGGTCTGTCTGATAGATAAATAAATAAATAAATAAATAAATAAAGACTTTTTAGATGAATCTAAAAAGCTCATGTTTGTTTTTGTGCTAATGCCAGGACCAACACAGATGACATCAAAGCCCTACGACTCATAACAGCCATCAAAACGCCTTACCTCCCCGACGGGAGATTCGACCTAGAAGCCTACGACGACCTCATCAACATCCAGATCCAAAACGGCGCGGAAGGCGTCATCGTCGTCGGCACGACCGGCGAAGGCCAGCTCATGAGCTGGGACGAGCACATCATGCTCATAGGCCACACCGTCAACTGCTTCGGCGCAAGCATCAAAGTCATCGGCAACACCGGAAGCAACTCCACCAGAGAAGCCATCCACGCCACCGAGCAGGGGTTCGCCGTCGGGATGCACGCCGCCCTCCACATCAACCCTTACTACGGCAAAACATCTATCGACGGTATGATCGCCCATTTTCAGTCCGTTCTCCATATGGGGCCCACGATTATCTACAACGTCCCCGGCCGCACGGGGCAGGACATTCCGCCACGTGTCGTTTTCGAGCTTTCTAGGAGTTCTAATTTAGCTGGCGTGAAGGAGTGCGTCGGGAACGAGAGGGTCGAGGAGTATACGGAGAATGGGGTTTCTGTGTGGAGCGGGAACGATGACGAGTGTCATGACTCGAGGTGGGACTATGGAGCGACGGGGGTTATATCGGTTACGAGTAACTTGGTTCCTGGTTTGATGAGGAAGCTGGTGTTTGAAGGGAAGAACTCGGAGTTGAACGAGAAGCTAAGGCCGTTGATGGGGTGGCTGTTCCGGGAGCCGAACCCGATTGGGCTCAACACTGCTTTGGCCCAGCTCGGTGTGGCGAGGCCCGTTTTCAGGTTGCCGTATGTTCCGTTGCCTTTGGCTAAGAGGGTTGAGTTTGTGAGGATGGTGGAGGAGATTGGGAGGGAGCATTTTGTTGGTGAGAGGGATGTCCAGGCTCTTGATGATGATGACTTTATCCTTATCGGTCGATATTAGCATATACTACTTTCTTGAATCTTTTGGTTAATTTGTTTGGTAATAATGAAGAAGGAAGAGATGGTTTTTATACTTTTTGGTTTATGTAGCTGATGAATGAAAACTCATTCATATGTTATGGTCTTGTTTTGGTGTAACATCCCGAGTTGTGATATGTGAAAAGGTGAGTTGTGATATGTGAAAAGGTTTAAGAGAATTGATTTGGCTACCTATGTCACCAAAGTTGACTTACCTTTTCTGTCACACATTCGTTTAGAACTCCAGAGTTAAGCATGCTTGGGCTGGAGTAGTGAAAGGATAAGTGACCTATCGGGAACGAGGACGTTGCGTTCTTTGAGAGGGGGTGAATTGTAACATCCCGAGTTGTGATATGTGAAAAGACTTAAGAGAATTGATTTGGCTACCTATGTCACCAAATTTGATTTACCTTTTCCGTCACACATTCGTTTAGAATTCCAGAGTTAAGCATGCTTGGGCTGAAGTAGTGAAAGGATGGGTGACCTATCGGGAAGTGATTCGTGATACCGTGCGAGTGAGGCCAAAGGACGGGGAAAGGTCGGGTGGTGATTGCAGGGTCAGTAAACAATGATTCCGTGCCTTGGAAAATTAACGGACCAACCGTCAGACAGGATGAGGCCTACGGGCCGAGAGAGCAGGCGTGGGTGGCCCATTAGCTGTGGGCGGTCGGGGCGTTATAAGTGAAAAATTTGGACCATTTCTCGATTTGTGCGTGACATCCTTGCGCATGGGCCATGCTAATCTTCTCTGTATCGTTCCAATTTTATAGGATGTCGTGGGGCGTTATAAGTGGTATCAGAGCTGGTTAGCATTTCAGTTCTGACCTGAGAGGCGTCTTGAGATCTGTCGTGGGGCGCAACGAGGACGTTGCGTTCTTTGAGAGGAGGTGAATTGTAACATCCCGAGTTGTGATATGTGAAAAGACTTAAGAAAATTGATTTGACTAC
Proteins encoded in this window:
- the LOC106340098 gene encoding AT-hook motif nuclear-localized protein 22-like encodes the protein MDQVSRSLPFLSRDLHLHPHHQFQHQQQLHEIDQHRISGLKRDRDTEIDPNEHSPAGKDQNTPGSGGESGGGGGGDNQITRRPRGRPAGSKNKPKPPIIVTRDSANALKSHVMEVANGCDVMESVTVFARRRQRGVCVLSGNGAVTNVTIRQPASVPGGGSSVVNLHGRFEILSLSGSFLPPPAPPAASGLTIYLAGGQGQVVGGSVVGPLMASGPVVIMAASFGNAAYERLPLEEEDQEEQQTSGAVVKNNNIDGNATMGGGTQTQQQQQQLMQDPTSFIQGLQPNLMSSSVQLPGEAYWGTPRPSF
- the LOC106337532 gene encoding 4-hydroxy-tetrahydrodipicolinate synthase 2, chloroplastic-like → MAALKGYGLCSMDSFMHFPCPKPFQAYKRKSSKWISPKAAVLPNFHLPMRSLEVKNRTNTDDIKALRLITAIKTPYLPDGRFDLEAYDDLINIQIQNGAEGVIVVGTTGEGQLMSWDEHIMLIGHTVNCFGASIKVIGNTGSNSTREAIHATEQGFAVGMHAALHINPYYGKTSIDGMIAHFQSVLHMGPTIIYNVPGRTGQDIPPRVVFELSRSSNLAGVKECVGNERVEEYTENGVSVWSGNDDECHDSRWDYGATGVISVTSNLVPGLMRKLVFEGKNSELNEKLRPLMGWLFREPNPIGLNTALAQLGVARPVFRLPYVPLPLAKRVEFVRMVEEIGREHFVGERDVQALDDDDFILIGRY